The following DNA comes from Enterocloster bolteae.
GAGCCTGGTGCAAATTCACTGTAGCCAAAAGTAATCTCCTTAGCCCCCACCGTATCTTCATCAATTGCAATCAAGCGAGAAGAACCTATCAGATCCGGAATCGGATAGCTTATCCCATCTTCCTCAAAGGTGCGTACATAAGGGGTCAATTCTCGGTTCCTGGCATACAGGGCTTCTTCATCCGGGGTTATATTAAATTTCTTGTCCAAATTTTGTTCCTCCTACCGCGTTTTGTTTTCATATGAATATTGTCAGATATACGTTTTAATCTAGGTATTAAAAAGGGAGACAGCCGCTATAATCGCAGCAGCCCCCCTATGTTTACTATGCATCCGGATAATAGGTGTAGAGATTTTCTTTCGTAATAATGTCAAGAGGCGGAACCGTTTCAAGGGGCGGTTTTGTTCCGTCATTTAAATGTTCAATTACCATAGGAAGCAGGTCCCATCCAAACCGCTCGGAGAACTGGGCTACAGTCCCAAGAATGGGAGAATCATCTTTTTTCAACTCCTCAAAAGCCACTGGATTAGCGCCACAGGAGGTAATGATTACATCATCAACCCGTCCGGCTGCCTTTACGGCGGCCAGCATGCCCATGGTATTCTGGTCGATATGGCACCACATCATGATTTTTCCATTCGGATGGGCAGTCAGAAAGTCTGCTGTCCTCTGTCTTGTGATCTCTGGGTCGCCTTCTGTACTGATTTCGAACACCTCTGTCTTAGGCAGGGCTTCCAGCACAGAGTCTTTACAGCCTTCTGCCCTTTGGATAAAGTTCACTCCACTTTCCGGATGCCCGGCCACAAACAGAACCGGTTTTTCATCTGGCCAGCGCTCCCCGGCTTCTTTTATAAGCAGTTCACCACATAGTGTGCCAAATTTATAATTATCAATGTGGTATTCTGGATCAATACCGTCCCTTGCTTTTGTCTGTATGGATATCATGGGGATTCCTGCCTTTTCAAGCTTATCGGCAATGGCGGCATTGATGGATTCATCCTGGTTAAAATTTAGATAGTAATCTACCCCTGCCTGAATGGCTGTATCACAATTTGTAATGGCCTGGTTTGCATCCTGTTTATTATCAAATACCATACAATCTACTCCGTAATACCTGCAGGCATCCAATACAGAATCTCTTACGATAATTGAAATAGAGTTTTCATCATTCCAGTTTGCGTAAGCAATCTTGTAAGGTTTATCAGCGTAGACATCTTCATTTACCTCAATTATCGCAGGATATTTAATGTCTACCTCTGTATGAGGAATCTGTTCTTTTTCAGATGGAACAGACTGTGTATCGGCAGTTTCTGTCCCGGTTGCAGTTGTTGATGCTTCTGTTGTGGGGGATTCTGTCGGTGTATCTTTCTGGGCACTACTGCATGCAGTAAGTCCCATGAATGCCGCCAAAAAAAGTACTGCAAGTTTTTTCATATTCTTTTTAACCTCCTATGTTTGTGTTGACATTAAATTGTTCTACATAATCGCGAATTTGTAGTACATATTACACATATGTTTTTTCCTGATTGCAACTTTATTATAGATTTATTATAATAAAAAGTCAAGTATTTTTTGATAATTTGTCTATATTATTTGATTTTTCAATCAATTTGTAAGACAAATTCTAAAAGATTTGTAGGACAATTGTCCTTTTTGTTTTTGTTGCTTTTTAGATTCAACTATTATATATTAAAATTACAAGTAACTTTCCAAGGGGTGGTCATATGAATGAAAATGTTGTGGAATCTATTTATAACAAGATGGTAGAAAGTATCACCAATGGCCAATGGGCTGCAGGCAGTAAAATACCCACAGAAAATGAACTGGCTAAGACTTATCAGGTCAGCAGGAGCTCTGTGAGGCAGGCTATTTCCCGGTTAAAGGCTCTTGGGCTGCTTGAATCCAGGCAGGGGTCTGGTACTGTAATTAAAAAAAGCGGAATATCTGCGACTTTAAGTGATATTATACCCACGATCATGTTTGAAATTGAGGACAACCTTCAAATATTTGAATTCCATAAAGGAATTCAGATTGAATGTGCAAAGCTTGCCTGCCTTCGATACACGGACGAACAGATGGAACAGCTTATGTTTCATTCCAGGAAGATGAATGAATACTATTCTGACGATAATCGTAATCGGGCTATTTTTCACGATTTGGAGTGCCATAAGACAATCTGTGAGATGTCTGGAAACCTTATGTTTGTGCGGGCCACGGAAATTATATACCAGAGGCTGGAACAGTGCTTTTTTCAAATTTGCGCTACATTTGATTATAAAGAGAGTATTGTCTTTCATGAGCGTCTGATAGCAGCTTTAAAAGATCGAAATCCTATATTCTCTTCATCTGTCATGGAGGCTCACCAATGGGATACATATCAGAAATTTTTGAATATCAGCAAAAACTCGCACAGATCTCCTTAAACAATAAAAATACCGGCATACCAGAGAGTTTCACCCTTCTCTGATATGCCGGTATTTCTAGGTTATAATCCGAATTCACTAAACAGACGGTCCTGGTACTCACGGTCCGATGCAGCCCGTACGATGTCCTCCATCCTTCCGGCTTCTGCCAGCTTTACAATAAGAGCATTGACACGCCCCTGCCCCTGTTTTACACCTTGCTCCATTCCTTGTTCTATACCCTTCTCAATTCCTTTTTCAATTCCTTTCTCTATCCCTTCCTCCAAAAGCATCTTTCCTAATACAGTCATTCCAATCCTCTCCTTTATTCGCTCTAATTCATTTCTGCTCAAAAACTTTACAGCCAGTGCATAAAGTACGGACTGCATCCTTTTTCTCTCATCAGCGCTTACTTGCAGTTCTTCACACTGGAGAAACTCCATGCCCTGATAAATACGCTCACTCATTTCCATATCCCCTGACATCAATGGGGTCAGGA
Coding sequences within:
- a CDS encoding sugar ABC transporter substrate-binding protein, whose amino-acid sequence is MKKLAVLFLAAFMGLTACSSAQKDTPTESPTTEASTTATGTETADTQSVPSEKEQIPHTEVDIKYPAIIEVNEDVYADKPYKIAYANWNDENSISIIVRDSVLDACRYYGVDCMVFDNKQDANQAITNCDTAIQAGVDYYLNFNQDESINAAIADKLEKAGIPMISIQTKARDGIDPEYHIDNYKFGTLCGELLIKEAGERWPDEKPVLFVAGHPESGVNFIQRAEGCKDSVLEALPKTEVFEISTEGDPEITRQRTADFLTAHPNGKIMMWCHIDQNTMGMLAAVKAAGRVDDVIITSCGANPVAFEELKKDDSPILGTVAQFSERFGWDLLPMVIEHLNDGTKPPLETVPPLDIITKENLYTYYPDA
- a CDS encoding FadR/GntR family transcriptional regulator — encoded protein: MNENVVESIYNKMVESITNGQWAAGSKIPTENELAKTYQVSRSSVRQAISRLKALGLLESRQGSGTVIKKSGISATLSDIIPTIMFEIEDNLQIFEFHKGIQIECAKLACLRYTDEQMEQLMFHSRKMNEYYSDDNRNRAIFHDLECHKTICEMSGNLMFVRATEIIYQRLEQCFFQICATFDYKESIVFHERLIAALKDRNPIFSSSVMEAHQWDTYQKFLNISKNSHRSP